TCTCGGCGCCCGGCAAGGGCTGGACCTCGCCGCAGGTGCTGGTCGCCGGGGTGCTGGCCGTGCTGGCACTGGGGTCGTTCGTGTTCTGGGAGCGGAGGGCGGAGCACCCGATGCTGCCGCTCGGACTGTTCCGTGACCGCAACTTCAGCGGTTCGTCGTTCTCGATCGTGCTGATGTCGTTCGGTACGGGCGCGCTGCTGCTGATGCTCACCCAGTATCTGCAGTTCGTGCTGGGCTACGGTCCCATGAAGGCGGGGTTGGCGCTGCTGCCGTACGCCGTGGCCGCCGCGCTGTTCAACGGGGTCGGCGCCGGCCTGGGGCAGCGGGTCAGCAACCGGACGCTGGTCGCCGCCGGTCTCGGCGTGATGGCCCTCGGCTTCGGCGTGCTCGCCTTCATGACCGCCGACACCGGGTACGGCACGCTGATCACCGGCCTCATGCTCATGGGAGTCGGCGGCGGACTCGCCGGGCCCGCGGCGTACGCGACCCTGATGGGGGCGGTGCCGCCCGAGCACGCCGGCGTGGGATCGGCGCTCAACGACACCGTCCAGCAGGTGGGCATGGCGCTGAGCGTGGCCGTGCTCGGCAGCGTGCTGGCCGGGGTCTACACCTCGTCGATGCCCGAGGGCGCCCCGGCCGCCGCGCGAAGCTCGATCGGCGAGGCGCTGCTGCTCGGCGACCCGGGACTGGCGCGGACCGCGCGGGAGGCGTTCGTGTCGGCCATGTCCTTCGGCTCCTGGGTGGGCGCCGCCTTCACCCTCGCGGCCGCCGCGCTGGCGTTCACGGTGCTCCGTCCGGCTCCCAAGGTCCCGGCCTCAGCGCCGGACCTGGTGGAGACGGGGAGCTGAGAGGTTCTCCAGGCTGTCGAGTTTGTGTGTCCGCTCGTCGTGGCCGATCTGGCGGCGGGGTGTCCGGCAGACTCGCTGACGCCCCGTACAGGTCTGCTCTCCGGGCTCTGCCCCCGGTCTCATCCGGCTCCTTCGGAAACGGCCCCGGCGCGCCGTCCGGCAACCGGCGGACATGAGATGGAGAGCGGGATGTCTCGCTGACATCATGATGGATT
Above is a genomic segment from Streptosporangium album containing:
- a CDS encoding MFS transporter: MLCLSLLVLVVDNTVLNLAIPALMTDLGASPSDIQWIIDAYVLVFAGLLLTSGSLSDRYGRKRFLIIGLVLFGGASLIALLVTEPWQLIGARALMGVGGSILMPSTLSILITVFDDDERRKAIAAWSAVAMVGVIAGPTLGGFLLEHYWWGSIFLLNVPITVVAVVATVLLMPETRGPARRLDPVGVLLSTVGMSALVFMVISAPGKGWTSPQVLVAGVLAVLALGSFVFWERRAEHPMLPLGLFRDRNFSGSSFSIVLMSFGTGALLLMLTQYLQFVLGYGPMKAGLALLPYAVAAALFNGVGAGLGQRVSNRTLVAAGLGVMALGFGVLAFMTADTGYGTLITGLMLMGVGGGLAGPAAYATLMGAVPPEHAGVGSALNDTVQQVGMALSVAVLGSVLAGVYTSSMPEGAPAAARSSIGEALLLGDPGLARTAREAFVSAMSFGSWVGAAFTLAAAALAFTVLRPAPKVPASAPDLVETGS